Within candidate division KSB1 bacterium, the genomic segment TGGTGGTCGGCGGAGACGGCACCCTAAATGAGGTCGCATCCGGGTTGGTTGGCTCTGAGGTCGCGATGGGCATTATCCCGATGGGTTCCGGAAATGGGCTGGCCAGGACTTTGAGAATCCCACAAAATATCGAGAAGGCCTGCAAATTAATTTCCGAGGGAGACAGGGTGAAAATTGATACGGGTAAAGCGAACGGCCGTTTTTTTGTACTGGTTGCGGGTGTCGGTTTTGATGCTGTCGTAGGAAAACGTTTTGATGAGCATCATAAAAGGGGACCGATTTCATATTTTTATATTGGCACAAAGGAATTCTTTCTCTATAAGCCGGAAACAGTAAAGATTAGTTTTGACGATCACTCCCTTGAAGTTGAGCCATTTCTAATAGCCGTAGCAAACGGACAGCAATATGGTAATAACGCCATTATTGCACCAGATGCCAAACTAAACGATGGATTTT encodes:
- a CDS encoding diacylglycerol kinase family lipid kinase gives rise to the protein MSEQITLIVNPISGGRKNKNELQKYVSDYFSKNGNQVTLKTTTRRGEAKEFAHQAVQDSDDLVVVVGGDGTLNEVASGLVGSEVAMGIIPMGSGNGLARTLRIPQNIEKACKLISEGDRVKIDTGKANGRFFVLVAGVGFDAVVGKRFDEHHKRGPISYFYIGTKEFFLYKPETVKISFDDHSLEVEPFLIAVANGQQYGNNAIIAPDAKLNDGFLDITIIHYTSTFQLIRALPKLFSGRLRRYPNADFYKTKSVRIQRSAPGVLNIDGEPVDEKSEIEISILPKCLKIIAPPNSPGLT